Below is a genomic region from Triticum dicoccoides isolate Atlit2015 ecotype Zavitan chromosome 5A, WEW_v2.0, whole genome shotgun sequence.
GTCCAAGCATATCAGCCTGCTTCTGCCGATATTTAAGGTACTTACCGCCATGATGTTTCTGAACTTCTCTACCGTCATGCCCTTTGGTGGTGTCATGGGAAGCTTGGCTTGATCTAGTATGTCAAATGTCCGTTTCTTGATGGACTCGTCTATCCAGCCCAGGCGGTAAGACATGTCAGCTGCCATAACCTATGGTAATGCCATCCCGGAAACAGAAGACGCCAGTAAGGAAACAAGAGAAAATCATGATTAAGAGGTGGTATCAAATGTTCAGGTGGTCTTACCGTTCCAGCAGCAACAGCCTCCCCGTGGAGCCATTCTCCATAGCCAAGCCCTGTTTCTATAGCCTGGCAATTAAATGAAACATAATGATCAGTGAGTAACATGGATGCTTCACACAACAGAAGGATGCCATTAAATTCCAAAAAAGTTTGGTCAGTTCAGGTTGCTTAGTTCCTGGTACAGGGGTACCCAAATAGTTAAGACATGTAATAGCTGGTGGGATGGTGCATCTTAAAAATAAATTCAGGATTTCAGTTTTCAAAAACAAATGCCCCATACCACAAATATAGCATTAACTAAGAAAATTATAATTTTAGTCTGGAGAGTCAACGTACCATATAGTCATATAGACAAAGAAGATACTGTAGTAAACTAGCataaaaaatatcatcaataaGCACAACTTTGTTTCAGATGTTATTCACTACAGGTTTATACCAATTTTTCTAGATAAAAGGATAATGCTACCCCAACTCAACAAAAAAATGAGTTACAGATCACAATGAAAAGTATTTGACCACTTAAAGCAAACAAATACTATTCTTTTttggtttattttttattttagcaAGCAACAAAAATGAGTACATGAGTCATTCCCATCAAATGCttcaaccaagtactccctccgttcggaattacttgtctcggaaatggatgtatctagaactaaaatacatctagatacaatccattttcgagacaagtaattccgaacggagggagtaggtagtaGCAACAAAAATAAAGCAAACTTCTTACTGCATTGGCAACTCATCCAATTATGTTTACATGAACCATCATAATGCAAGACAGATAAAATTAACATAAGAAACAACAATGGTCGGAGATATCACGTACATGACCAAATGTATGACCCAGGTTTAGTGTTGCTCGAAGACCACTTTCCTTCTCATCCTGAGCAACAACTTCAGCTTTGTTTTCACATGATCTCTTTATAGCGTAGGTCAGGGCACTTGGTTCTCTACAAACATACAATTTGAATTAAGACATCACCGATGCATGCAAAATAGTAATGAGAGAAAGCTATTCCGTTATTTCAACAAATAAAGGTCAGCAGTAGCATGAATAGTAGAAGAATGGAATGGTTATATGGCTCTATGAAATCCACCCATGAGAACAGGACAGCAAAGCAAGCCATGGAGAGTTAAGAATGACATGTACATCAAATAACATTTATAGCTGTGGAACATGGTATGTTTTGTCGCTCTGTTCTGTCAAACTAAGCAGTATGGAATTTCAGACAATGCAATTCAGAAAAAAAAAATCTGAATTAATTCGTGCTATTCATATGACTACTGTACTTAACAATTAAGCATTTTGACAAATGTAAACAAAAAACAGATCATGATTCAAACAACCAGGGAGATGAGAACTTCTATTCGATGCAAAGGCGGCACTCAACAGGAAACATCAACATCATGATCAAACAGCAGACcatcaaataattaaacaaaagcaTTTATGTTCAGGGCCTAAGGCTGACATACACCAAGAAATGACAATGTTGACAACATATATCTCCAAAATATTTCAATAACAGGAATGGAAGAGGAAACTTAACCAGTTATACTGATATGAGCTAAAAAAACCAAACAAGATTAGACTGCACATCTACAAAGAATCCACAACTCTTAAACCTGAATGGGCAGCGCACTAAAGCAACCACATATGTAATGAAATTGCACGTCTTTACCTCTCAAATATCTCGTCATATCAAAGTAAAATTGGTGGTACTAACACCTAATATCAATTTTTAAACTTGCTCAGTACCTCGCTAAGATTGCTGCCATATTCTTTTCTTGCCACTCAAAGAAGGGTGCATCTCTTATGAGACCATACTTCACCACCTCAGCGACACCTGAAGCCAGCTCTCTGTCAGGCAATGTATTCAGTGTCTCTGTGTCAATGAGTACACACTGCGGCTGGTAGAATGCGCCAATTAAGTTCTTTCCCAGTGGATGGTTAATCCCAGTCTTCCCTCCAACAGAAGAATCCACCTAAAGCAATTCATCCAGACCCACATTAGCACCAAATCAAATGTCTTAAAACCCCTACTAAATTCAAATCAAGCTTAGAACCTGGGCCATCAGAGTTGTGGGTATTTGTATGAAATTGACACCACGGAGGAATGCAGCAGCTGCAAACCCACACATGTCCCCAATGACACCGCCACCTAGCGCAACGAATGTGCATCTACGGTCCAGCCGGGACTCCACCGCCTTGTCGAAAACCTTCATCAGTGTGTCCTGCAAATCCCAACAAGTTAACAACATCC
It encodes:
- the LOC119302680 gene encoding 3-dehydroquinate synthase, chloroplastic-like; translated protein: MAAAASSLLAAAASSSSRAAISVRRPRAASAAAAAAASIPSSSRTSFTPLRASPARALRSRVVASAAPAMEPPAVSRVSTVVDVDLGDRSYPIYIGPGLLDEPDLLQRHVIGKRVLVVTNTTVAPLYLEKVTWALTHQNPNVSVESVILPDGEKYKDMDTLMKVFDKAVESRLDRRCTFVALGGGVIGDMCGFAAAAFLRGVNFIQIPTTLMAQVDSSVGGKTGINHPLGKNLIGAFYQPQCVLIDTETLNTLPDRELASGVAEVVKYGLIRDAPFFEWQEKNMAAILAREPSALTYAIKRSCENKAEVVAQDEKESGLRATLNLGHTFGHAIETGLGYGEWLHGEAVAAGTVMAADMSYRLGWIDESIKKRTFDILDQAKLPMTPPKGMTVEKFRNIMAVDKKVADGLLRLILLKGPLGGCVFTGEYDRKALDETLRAFCDN